In Lycium ferocissimum isolate CSIRO_LF1 chromosome 7, AGI_CSIRO_Lferr_CH_V1, whole genome shotgun sequence, the sequence GGTACTGGCTATGAACTGAACTGAGAATATTAGTCGTCTTGTTAAATGCTACTAGTTTCGTAAGAGTGTAAATTCTATGCAGAGACTCTTTATTAGGTAAGTTTAAGCAAATCTTTAGATAAGAGCATTAACTTGGTAAAAATAGTAACTAACCTACTATTAGTTTTAAACTAAACTAAAGTGATATTGTAATAAATCTATGATAAGCATTAATTATATTACAGGTCATTTCCATTTTAATGTCACTTATTTGATTTGAGTGCGTCAGAAATTGGCTATCCACGCCGCTCTGCCCATGATACACGCACCACCGAGTCCGATGATTCTTTAGTAATCTTAGAGGGTATCCCAAGAAGCCACAGACGGAAAGAGAAAATTCCGGTTGCGGTTGAGGATTCTGTCGAGGTCATAGCCCATTGTTCATCAGGAGGGTCCAgcaaaagaaaaggacgagAAGGCGATGAAGAGAACAATGTTTCTGTTGATATGCACTTCAAAAGAATGGAGGTTGAGGAGTTGCCAGGGGATGTAGCTTCACCTTCTTTCTCAAGAAAGGGCCAAAGTAAGTATTTTATCTGCTCTTATTTGCTATGAGCTGAAGTTAGAATCAGTCATCTTATTACATGATAACTTACTAAGAGTTTAAGTTCTATGTAAGCAAATATTGTTTGGTAATTGTAAGCAAACCTTTATGATGAGCATTAAATAGTAGTAACTTGGTAAAATTGGTAACTAACCTACTATTTCAcgttaaataaaattaaagtgatataaaataaattttatgataAGCCTTAACCATATTATAGGTCATTCCCATTTAACGTCACTAATTTAATTTGAATCAACAGAAATTGGATATCCTCACAGTGCTTTAAGTTACTCATTTTGTTCCAttgtaaaataaaaatgttaatAATGACAAGTGTATCCATTACAAATATCAATATTATCCTTTTAAATTAGTGGTGGTGAAGTTTCACATGTCTTTTCACGTTATCTCTCttacaaaagaataaatttttGTATCAAGTAGGTTCCCAAAAAAGTCTTggcattaaggataaaatggaatagtttaaaaaaaaaattgaaatagattaaaaagaaaagtgagacATAAAATGTGACAAAGAAAGTATTAACAAAGAATTTTAATGTTTATTTGTTACACCTATTTAGCTATGGAGCATTGGTCATAATCGAAGTTTATTGAAGCGATAAACCAAAAATAAACAGAGAATTGGTTTTGAAGTCCTTTACAAATAaatgtagggatctagtagctcagttgattGTATGAGCTAGCCCTTCTGTCATGCGTTACCAATCCAAAATTTTTGTCCgaaccatatatttgtattaaattttttgtcaaatatgtacaaattattaattaagaacccattaactttaaaaaattagaacCCCGAACCCACAAACCCACAAACTTggaatcctggctccgcctctggTGCTGCCCATGGTACACGCACCAGTGAGTCGGATGATTCGATTGAGATTCTAGAGGGAATGACAAGAAGCTACAAAGTGAAAGCAAAAGTTTCAGATATGGTTGAGCATTCTGTTAAAAACATAGGCCATGCTTCGTTAGGACATGCCagcaaaagaaaaagacaagAGGATGAAGCTTCACCTTCTTTCACCAAAAAGGGCCAAAGTAAGAATATGATAACTGACATTCTATCACGATTCACAGGTTAAACTACAATGATATTATAGCAATCTTTACATTGTGTGTGTATATGACTAAAATTCATTTGTTATTAACACAATGATTTTGAATTTCTCTTTGAAGAAAGCGGAGAACTTTGTTGGATGCACAAGCAACAATCCAAGATTTTTAATGATAAGAACAATACAGTAATGGACAAGGAAAGGAGTATAGCTTATCAAAGAGCAAAAGCTTTTAAATCTAAGAATCCGTTGATTAGAATTTTTATGCGGCCGTCATATGTCTTCCTTCGAACTGATCTGGTAAACTACAAGATATATATTTTATGGAATTTCCAATGCTCTactctttcttcatcccatccTGCAAAACGTTAAAACTGATTTACTGAGCCATCTCCTATGGCAGTCTGTACCGTCGACATTTGCTAGGAAGTATTTCCTGGAGAATTCGGGAGATTTAGTGCTTCATGTTCCTGGCAGGGGAACTTGGTCTGTCAAATGTACTCTTGGATCATTTAATGCTAAAATCCATTCTGGTTGGAGAGAATTCGCGGCGGACAATGAGTTAAAAATTGGTGATGTTTGTATCTTTGAAGTGATCAAGGGCACTCCACTCTTGATTGATGTCACCATATTTCCAGCAGCTGGGAGCACACCAATGCAAAAGATAGCTGGAGAAGTGCCAGGGGTTTCTGCTAGTAAAAACAAGATTATCGGAACAGATAATTCTGTTCAACCCAAAGTAGTTCagaccaaaaaattaaaaaagctGAGAGGAGTTTCATATGGTtccaattcaaaaattaaaggtGATTAAGACAAATTCATAAACATAATTTTTTAGCATCTAGTTTACTATTTAACTTGTCGTTTTCACTAAGGTTATATTGGCCTGAATTTTTCAGAAGAACATGGTGAAGGCACTGGGATTGAGCATTCTGTTGAGAGGCTCGGCAATTGTCAGGGTAGCAAAAGAAAAAGACTCGAAGGGGAGGCAGAGACTGATGTTTCAATTGATAGAACTATCAAGGTGGAAAAGTTGCAACAAGATGTAGCTTTGTCTTCTTTCACAAGATTGACCATGAGTAAGAAATTTGCTTACTGGCTTTGATATGAACAGAATTGAGAGCCTGTCATCTATTTACTTCACAATTAAGTTGTAATACATTGATTTTGAATTTCTATTTGAAGAAAGCGGAGAAAGTTGCAGGATGCACAAGCAACAGGACAAGATTGTTAATGACAAGAACAAGATAGTAATGGACAAAGAAAGGAGTATAGCATATCAAAGAGCAAAAGCTTTTAAATCTAAGAATCCATTCATTATACGTTTAATGCAACCATCGTACATCTCCAGGTCCTACAATTTGGTAGGCAATAAACTTGATAGACTTTCCAACAATCTAATCCTTATTCAATCCATGCCCTTATACTCAATCTACTATGTTCATCTGTTTTGGCAGAGGATACGGTTCACATTTGCTAGGAAATATTTGCGGGAGAACTACAACAATTTAGTGCTTCGTGTTCCAGGCAGGGGATCTTGGTCTGTCAAATGCCATCTGAGAACATATAGAGCTGAAATTCTCGATGGTTGGAAGGCATTCGTGctggaaaataagttaaaattagGTGATGTTTGTGTACTTGAAGTGATTAGGGGCACTCCGCTTTTTATAGATGTCACTATATTTCGTGAAGCTGGGAGCATGCCAAGTCAAAAGATAGATGGGGAAGTGCCAGAGGTTTCTGCTAGTAAGAACAAGATTATCAAAACCGAAAATTCAGTTCAATGTTCTCAACCAGAAATAGTTCACAGCAAGAACTGAATCTTGAAAAGCAAAAGAAAGCAGATTCATATGATTTCACTTCAAAAATCATAGGTAATCATTGAATGGCTTACTCTAAAGTTTGTATGTATACTGAAAGTTCATACCTTTAATTTGTAGAATTcattatagatttttttttttttttttttttgttgatcgTTTTAATGTGGTCATGTTGGCTTGCATTTCTGCAGAAGAATACGGTGAAGGCTCTGGAAGTGTGCGCAATAACCTACGGTGAGTTCCGGTTAGAAGGAGTTTGTGCTAGACAATAACCTAAAGTAGGCGATGTTTGTGTCTTTGAGTGGCGTTAGTAGATCCAAACTCTTGTTCAATGTCATTATCTTTCATGATGCTAAAGGGTGTGTAAAGACGGTTTCACTTGTTTAGTACATCAAACTCAATGTTTTGAAAGGGAAGAAATTAACAATGTTTATGTGGTTTCTTACTTATGGTCTCTCTTATTTTGTAATCCTTGAGTTCTTGTGAAGAGTTGAGCATGTTCATCAACCAACTTTGACATAATTATGAGTTAAGACACCTTATCACGTTCCTTCTTCTACGAATAATCATTACAACGCTGGTTCTAGTAAGAAAATCAAGGCATCAAGATATACGTACCATTGACCCGTATGAAGTGGTGGAGCCAGTCGCTCTGACCAGACGATTCAAAATAATGTAAAAGTTTCACGTCTAACACTTTTGAATCACTTTTTCTGCTACATTGgatcatttttttatttcaagaagattcaaaaatttatataacaaacaaaaaaaaagatttcacGTGCTTGACTTAAGTGACAGTGAGAAACTTGAATCGCTGTAAGCTATTATAGAGaatacttttattttctttattaaaataagaaaataaacatgttggatgaatttttttattttattttctatctaaCTTTCGTAAATTGTTTCATATTTATTCTTATCATTAACAGAGCTCTCATTTCACGCGTTCATTTTACGGAAAAAAGGATTCAACTTTACTGATCAAGTTGATTAATATAATTTACAATATGTAATTATCATCATGTTAGAGCTGTTACTGATAAAGCAAAAATGAAACTTTTTTGTCTAACACTCAAAAAATATTAGACCAAACATTTGGCCAtgataatttttcacttttttcgttatattttttcattttatttgaaaatcagtgtttgatcatgaaaattccaaatacaatttgaagttgtatttggaatttggaaaatatttaaaactttgCTTTCACTTTTTTCCACTTTCAGattcaatacattcaaataactaaatattcttttaaaaaaaaactataatcaaGCGCAACTCTATCTTCAACTCCAATTTcataattccaaataaagtgaaaaatattttattttcatgaccaaacgcctacttaatttTGGACAATTCGTTAGCAAGTTTGACCCTAATAATTTacttttagccttttttttatacataataatgTCCGGATCAATTTGTACACATCATTATTAATTATATTGGATGCATGCAACCTTCCATCAGTCAACAAGTATCGAGTAACTGCgccccaacaaatataaagaaATTACCTAAAACAAAGAAAGGTACAAATGCTGCTATCACGTACAAAATTCTGCACAATTGGGAAAGAGGAGTCATGCCAAACAAGGGCTCATCCAATTTTTCTTCCACTAACATTCTGCAACCCAAATTctacaaaataatattttctccaCAATGCTGTTTAGTAAGTACTtttaatttcttcctcttctttaatttcttttatgcGCTGCTATATTTTTCGGAAATCTTGATTTGAAGTTCCATTCTAGATCACTAAACCAAAGCAAAATGTGAAGTAAGACCATGTATGAGGGTAGAAACATTGAGAAGACTAAATAATTTTACTATGGCTGCTGCTATTTTGTTTCCCCAAAAGTTGTTGAAAAGAATTTATTTATAGATCTAACTGTAGTAAACAAGCTAAAATGCACCATTAAC encodes:
- the LOC132062041 gene encoding uncharacterized protein LOC132062041; translated protein: MATNHLTAISQPKFYKIILSPHECSRLRIPQDFASRYYNNMQSPARLEVPSGEVWKVEVVKSEGQSWLTKGWQDFIDYYSVKCGHFLMFGYNGHSHFNVTIFDMSASEIEYPCGAPHGTHTTESDDSVEIPEGIPRSHKAKTKSSDMVENSVENVGHCLLGKANKRKRVSVDMLQEGVASPSSTKKSQKIGYPRRSAHDTRTTESDDSLVILEGIPRSHRRKEKIPVAVEDSVEVIAHCSSGGSSKRKGREGDEENNVSVDMHFKRMEVEELPGDVASPSFSRKGQKIGYPHSALSYSFCSINPEPTNPQTWNPGSASGAAHGTRTSESDDSIEILEGMTRSYKVKAKVSDMVEHSVKNIGHASLGHASKRKRQEDEASPSFTKKGQSKNMITDILSRFTESGELCWMHKQQSKIFNDKNNTVMDKERSIAYQRAKAFKSKNPLIRIFMRPSYVFLRTDLSVPSTFARKYFLENSGDLVLHVPGRGTWSVKCTLGSFNAKIHSGWREFAADNELKIGDVCIFEVIKGTPLLIDVTIFPAAGSTPMQKIAGEVPGVSASKNKIIGTDNSVQPKVVQTKKLKKLRGVSYGSNSKIKEEHGEGTGIEHSVERLGNCQGSKRKRLEGEAETDVSIDRTIKVEKLQQDVALSSFTRLTMKSGESCRMHKQQDKIVNDKNKIVMDKERSIAYQRAKAFKSKNPFIIRLMQPSYISRSYNLRIRFTFARKYLRENYNNLVLRVPGRGSWSVKCHLRTYRAEILDGWKAFVLENKLKLGDVCVLEVIRGTPLFIDVTIFREAGSMPSQKIDGEVPEVSASKNKIIKTENSVQCSQPEIVHSKN